From Phenylobacterium montanum, the proteins below share one genomic window:
- a CDS encoding conjugal transfer protein TraD, translated as MRKPIDFDAELKALEAKAKTLKERKVRQLGELVIATGADTLDMEVLAGGLLGLVQITDAARKEGWRKKGQAFFQGRGRDAGGGASGDDHGAEPSDCGQASA; from the coding sequence ATGCGCAAACCGATCGACTTCGATGCTGAACTGAAAGCGCTTGAGGCCAAGGCGAAGACCCTCAAAGAGCGGAAGGTCCGGCAGCTGGGGGAGCTGGTGATCGCTACCGGGGCCGATACGCTCGACATGGAGGTGCTGGCCGGTGGCCTCCTGGGCCTCGTCCAGATCACTGACGCGGCCAGAAAGGAGGGGTGGAGGAAGAAGGGGCAGGCGTTCTTTCAGGGACGTGGCCGTGATGCTGGCGGCGGCGCTTCTGGCGACGATCACGGCGCAGAACCGAGCGACTGCGGCCAGGCGTCGGCTTGA
- a CDS encoding ArdC family protein produces MSASNRCDVYARVTQEIITAIETGDCQYRMPWHHDGAATTRPVNLVSGRAYRGINVVSLWAAAEANGFASGVWATFQQWRSKDCSIRRGEKASLAVLWKEVSRDDDEPSDDADQVGSRRRMFAKAFHLFNADQVEGYEPPEPPAILPESERLAGAEAFIKALGISTTFGAGSAYYHLVQDEVFLPNFSAFRDAHGFYATWLHECAHATGAKHRLDRDFTGKWSKDALAMEEMTAELAASFLLADLGIACHPREDHAAYVASWLKVLKDDPKAIFTAASKAQAAADWMHQRQPPS; encoded by the coding sequence ATGTCCGCTTCCAACCGCTGCGATGTCTACGCCCGCGTCACCCAGGAGATCATCACCGCCATCGAGACAGGCGATTGCCAGTACCGCATGCCCTGGCATCACGATGGCGCCGCCACCACCCGCCCGGTCAATCTCGTTTCCGGCCGAGCCTACCGAGGGATCAACGTGGTCTCGCTCTGGGCCGCCGCCGAGGCGAACGGATTTGCGAGCGGCGTCTGGGCCACCTTCCAGCAATGGCGCTCCAAGGACTGCAGCATCCGCAGGGGCGAGAAGGCCAGCCTCGCGGTCCTCTGGAAGGAGGTCTCCCGCGACGACGACGAACCCTCCGACGACGCCGATCAGGTGGGCAGCCGGCGGCGGATGTTCGCCAAAGCCTTCCACCTCTTCAACGCCGATCAGGTCGAAGGTTACGAGCCTCCGGAGCCGCCTGCGATCTTGCCGGAGAGCGAACGCCTGGCCGGGGCTGAGGCCTTCATCAAGGCCCTCGGGATCTCCACCACCTTCGGCGCTGGCAGCGCATACTACCACCTGGTCCAGGACGAGGTGTTCCTGCCGAACTTCTCCGCCTTCCGAGACGCCCACGGCTTCTACGCCACCTGGCTGCACGAATGCGCCCACGCCACCGGCGCCAAGCACAGGCTCGACCGCGACTTCACCGGCAAGTGGAGCAAGGATGCGCTGGCCATGGAGGAGATGACCGCCGAACTCGCCGCCTCCTTCCTCCTGGCCGATCTCGGCATCGCCTGTCATCCGCGCGAGGATCACGCGGCCTACGTCGCCTCCTGGCTGAAGGTGCTGAAGGATGATCCCAAGGCCATCTTCACCGCCGCCAGCAAGGCCCAGGCCGCTGCGGACTGGATGCACCAGCGCCAGCCGCCGAGCTGA
- a CDS encoding ornithine cyclodeaminase family protein, with protein sequence MFGCGAQAETHLHALMHVRQITRALVWGRSFDRAQAFAERMSGSSPIQIEAVEQGEVAAAQADIICTVTAADTPILFGDWVRPGTHVNIVGSSYVGPCEIDTDLVVRSRYFADNRASVEAAGAEYIGARDSGLITNIHILGECGDVIIGRVDGRISTHDITVYKSLGHIIQDLAALKYLVDR encoded by the coding sequence ATATTTGGCTGTGGGGCGCAGGCCGAAACCCACCTTCATGCGCTGATGCACGTGCGACAGATCACCCGTGCGCTCGTTTGGGGTCGCTCGTTCGACCGGGCGCAAGCCTTTGCAGAAAGGATGAGTGGATCGTCACCCATCCAGATTGAGGCTGTAGAGCAAGGCGAGGTCGCAGCGGCCCAGGCCGACATCATCTGCACGGTTACCGCGGCGGACACACCTATCCTGTTTGGTGACTGGGTCCGACCGGGAACTCACGTCAATATAGTGGGTTCGAGTTACGTCGGGCCTTGTGAAATCGACACCGACCTGGTTGTACGCAGTCGCTACTTTGCAGACAATCGTGCTTCAGTAGAGGCCGCCGGGGCCGAATACATCGGCGCGCGCGACAGCGGCTTGATCACGAACATCCATATCTTGGGTGAGTGCGGCGACGTAATAATCGGACGCGTGGACGGCCGCATCTCAACACACGATATCACGGTCTACAAATCACTTGGACACATTATCCAGGATCTTGCGGCCCTCAAATATCTTGTAGACCGTTGA
- a CDS encoding class I adenylate-forming enzyme family protein, with amino-acid sequence MKDDDIRLSWWERNQRIEALSLPNTLPDMLAEAAGRWPNQIAYNFFDRGETRTFAQLRVEVRRLADALQQLGIRHGDHVAVMLSNRIEYPITWLALAEIGAVMAPIVLSSTPREIHFFISDCEARFLVVEEPELRTRSMRPGEGPLPPAENVIFVGPVEEHRSSPRYDTLVAQGSADFAPLRAPTANDPVNIQYTSGTTGLPKGAMLSHRYWIIGAAATMEFFGIDHVSALSVSPFYYIDAQAFALKALYSGARVDFSPRPSINRFVDWLYQNQTSVTWLTEQVLELPPRPEERAAGVKLFLGYSQSVETIKRTLERFGAPTRELYGATEFGGGAAVPLVVEDPAILGTCGVPLPFRRLRIVREDGREAVPGEVGELWVSGDGLLQGYWKRPEANADFLADGWFRTGDLFVQDDRGYYSIVGRIKDMIRRSEENISALEVEQVIKDFPGVLDSAVVAVPDPEREEEVKAYILMAPNLEPPSFEEILSHCRERLAPFKVPRYLTFVDEFPYTPSEKVAKKQLTAGVDDLRAGAWDARDQIQR; translated from the coding sequence ATGAAAGACGACGACATCCGCTTGAGCTGGTGGGAGCGGAACCAACGGATCGAAGCCCTGTCCCTGCCGAACACCCTTCCTGACATGCTCGCGGAGGCCGCCGGCCGCTGGCCCAACCAGATCGCCTACAACTTCTTTGATCGGGGCGAAACGCGGACCTTCGCCCAATTGCGGGTGGAAGTTCGCCGCCTCGCCGACGCGCTGCAACAACTGGGGATTCGCCATGGCGACCATGTCGCCGTGATGCTCTCGAACCGGATCGAATACCCGATCACGTGGCTCGCGCTCGCCGAGATCGGGGCGGTGATGGCGCCGATCGTGCTGTCCTCGACGCCTCGCGAGATCCACTTCTTCATCAGCGATTGTGAGGCTCGCTTCCTTGTTGTGGAAGAGCCGGAACTGAGGACGCGGAGCATGCGGCCGGGCGAGGGGCCCCTGCCGCCTGCGGAAAACGTCATCTTCGTCGGGCCCGTGGAAGAGCATAGGAGTTCGCCTCGCTACGACACTCTTGTCGCTCAGGGCTCAGCGGACTTTGCGCCGCTCCGAGCGCCTACCGCGAATGATCCGGTCAACATTCAGTACACATCCGGAACGACGGGCTTGCCGAAGGGGGCGATGCTGTCCCATCGCTACTGGATCATTGGCGCCGCGGCGACGATGGAGTTCTTCGGCATTGATCACGTTTCGGCGCTTTCCGTCTCGCCCTTCTACTATATCGACGCCCAGGCTTTCGCCCTGAAGGCGCTGTATAGCGGAGCCCGGGTCGATTTTTCGCCGCGGCCGTCGATCAACAGGTTCGTCGATTGGCTCTACCAGAACCAGACCAGCGTGACCTGGCTGACCGAACAGGTCCTGGAGTTGCCCCCGCGCCCCGAAGAGAGGGCGGCGGGCGTGAAGCTCTTCCTCGGCTACAGTCAGTCCGTCGAGACCATCAAAAGAACACTGGAGCGCTTCGGCGCTCCGACGCGGGAGCTCTATGGCGCCACCGAATTTGGCGGCGGTGCGGCCGTACCGCTCGTTGTCGAGGATCCTGCGATCTTGGGCACCTGCGGCGTGCCGTTGCCGTTCAGGCGCCTCCGCATCGTTCGTGAAGACGGGCGCGAGGCCGTCCCTGGCGAGGTCGGTGAACTCTGGGTCAGCGGCGACGGCCTTCTGCAGGGCTATTGGAAGCGGCCCGAAGCCAACGCCGATTTTCTCGCCGACGGCTGGTTCCGTACGGGCGACCTCTTTGTCCAGGACGATCGCGGCTACTACAGCATCGTCGGCCGCATCAAGGACATGATCCGCAGGTCGGAAGAGAATATCTCCGCCCTCGAAGTCGAGCAGGTCATCAAGGATTTTCCCGGTGTGCTCGACTCCGCTGTCGTCGCTGTTCCCGATCCCGAGCGGGAGGAAGAGGTGAAGGCCTATATTCTGATGGCGCCCAATCTCGAACCGCCATCGTTCGAAGAGATTCTTTCGCACTGCCGCGAGCGTTTGGCTCCGTTCAAGGTCCCCCGATACCTGACCTTCGTCGATGAGTTTCCCTACACCCCGTCGGAAAAGGTGGCCAAGAAGCAGCTTACCGCCGGCGTCGACGACCTTCGCGCGGGCGCCTGGGACGCGCGCGACCAAATCCAACGCTAG
- a CDS encoding cation diffusion facilitator family transporter — protein sequence MRDSAAATTERHSTGSADVHRRERRLLLLSALMTVSLSCLGVGLGLLARSKALCLDGFYGLVDTIITGLSIAALRLIERGEDQRFQFGYWHLEPMLATANAAALTSVCLYAVADGLAGLLNPAPTANFGLSAIYAGASTLVGLAMQFYMRGSNRALRSQLLRVDAQSWLVGALLTLGLFVSFGLSWLVSSFGRPGWLAYIDPLVLIAAGLALLPTPLSTLRRSGVEFLGIAPADLDQQVRAIVAEVARRHDFARANTHVSRAGRLQFVEIVLVAASGERTVSFSLMDQIRAEIAEELASASPRFWLTVDFTADVRWL from the coding sequence ATGAGAGACAGCGCCGCCGCCACAACAGAGAGGCACTCCACAGGTTCGGCCGACGTCCATCGGCGCGAGCGCCGGCTCTTGCTGCTTTCGGCGTTGATGACCGTCAGCCTTTCGTGCCTTGGGGTGGGGTTGGGCCTCCTCGCGCGCTCGAAAGCGCTTTGCTTGGACGGCTTTTACGGCCTGGTCGACACGATTATTACTGGCCTTTCCATCGCCGCCCTCAGGTTGATCGAGCGCGGCGAGGATCAGCGATTTCAGTTCGGCTATTGGCATTTGGAGCCCATGCTGGCGACCGCGAACGCGGCGGCCTTAACCTCAGTCTGCCTCTATGCCGTCGCCGACGGCCTCGCCGGGCTGCTCAATCCGGCGCCCACCGCCAACTTCGGGCTGAGCGCGATCTACGCAGGCGCATCAACCCTGGTCGGCCTTGCCATGCAGTTCTATATGCGCGGCTCAAACCGTGCGCTTCGGTCCCAGCTCCTGCGCGTCGATGCTCAGTCATGGCTGGTTGGCGCGCTGCTTACCCTGGGGCTGTTCGTGAGCTTTGGCCTGAGCTGGCTCGTCAGTTCGTTCGGGCGCCCCGGTTGGCTGGCCTATATCGATCCCCTCGTCTTGATCGCCGCGGGGTTGGCGCTTTTGCCGACACCCTTGTCGACGCTGCGGCGGTCAGGGGTGGAGTTTCTCGGGATCGCCCCAGCGGACCTGGACCAGCAGGTCAGGGCCATTGTCGCCGAGGTGGCCCGTCGGCATGACTTCGCCCGCGCCAATACTCATGTATCGCGGGCCGGGCGACTGCAGTTCGTGGAGATTGTCCTGGTCGCCGCCTCTGGCGAGCGCACCGTGTCCTTCTCGCTGATGGACCAGATCCGCGCCGAGATCGCCGAGGAGCTTGCCAGCGCATCTCCTCGCTTCTGGTTGACGGTGGATTTCACGGCCGATGTGCGATGGTTGTGA
- a CDS encoding LysR substrate-binding domain-containing protein: protein MSSNLTSSAQGAERLDLPPFAALRAFEAFGRCGGIRKAAAQLRIDHTVVSRHLRTLEAWLGVSLYDRDHTGGLTFEGRRYHARISAAFREIAGATREVMSGQSPGELRICATPGFAVNWLASRLPAFRARFPNIDLQLRPTDDDVDLERREADVAIAWSDEPGGPARSQAVEAQEFARRPGFAVASPAYLSTIDPILTPADLLNCNLVHEEDPAQWRQFLADNGVVSSQELPGTVVWQSNAVLEAARGGDGVALTNRFLVRDDIEAGRLVPVGPPQARGFPVGGGAYWLLALESRWTQTPIQEFRDWILAEAAAVPE, encoded by the coding sequence TTGTCGTCGAATTTGACCTCGTCGGCGCAAGGGGCGGAGCGGCTTGATCTGCCCCCATTCGCCGCGCTTCGCGCTTTCGAGGCCTTCGGTCGCTGCGGCGGAATTCGCAAGGCGGCAGCCCAGCTGAGGATCGATCACACGGTAGTTTCGCGGCACCTGCGCACACTGGAGGCCTGGCTGGGGGTCAGCCTCTATGACCGAGACCATACGGGCGGGCTGACGTTCGAGGGGCGACGCTACCATGCGCGCATTTCGGCAGCGTTTCGTGAGATAGCCGGCGCGACCCGGGAGGTGATGTCCGGCCAGTCCCCCGGAGAGCTACGCATTTGCGCGACGCCCGGCTTTGCCGTGAACTGGTTGGCGAGCCGATTGCCCGCCTTTCGCGCCCGGTTCCCCAATATCGACCTGCAGCTTCGTCCGACCGACGACGACGTGGATCTGGAACGCCGCGAGGCGGATGTCGCTATCGCCTGGTCCGACGAACCTGGCGGACCGGCCCGTTCCCAGGCGGTCGAGGCGCAGGAATTCGCCCGGCGTCCTGGCTTCGCCGTTGCAAGCCCCGCCTATCTGAGCACCATCGATCCAATCCTGACGCCTGCGGACCTTTTGAACTGCAATCTCGTCCACGAAGAAGACCCGGCGCAGTGGCGCCAGTTTCTGGCGGACAATGGCGTGGTGTCGTCGCAGGAGCTGCCTGGCACCGTGGTCTGGCAATCAAACGCGGTGCTTGAAGCGGCTCGCGGCGGCGATGGCGTGGCCCTTACCAATCGTTTTCTGGTTCGCGACGACATTGAAGCTGGCCGTCTTGTCCCCGTAGGGCCGCCGCAAGCCCGCGGATTTCCAGTAGGTGGCGGCGCCTATTGGCTATTGGCCCTGGAATCGCGCTGGACCCAGACCCCGATCCAAGAGTTTCGCGATTGGATATTGGCCGAAGCCGCCGCCGTACCGGAATAG
- a CDS encoding conjugal transfer protein TraD, protein MQRRERTHHLIELGGLVQKAGLVELTNDDRAVLLGAFLTLATMFQAEDRAETLALWRRAGRRAFEREGGGA, encoded by the coding sequence ATGCAGCGGCGCGAGCGGACGCACCATCTGATCGAACTCGGCGGCCTGGTGCAGAAGGCGGGTCTGGTCGAGCTCACAAACGACGATCGGGCCGTTCTGCTGGGCGCGTTCCTCACGCTCGCGACCATGTTTCAAGCCGAGGACCGAGCCGAGACGCTGGCGCTCTGGCGGCGGGCGGGGAGGCGGGCGTTCGAGCGGGAAGGGGGCGGAGCGTGA
- a CDS encoding amidase, translated as MSEDICFKPAVELAALIRHKAISPVEVVDAVIARAEAVNPAINGFITESFDLARDAAVEVERQLMANGPESLGRLAGIPVSIKDLTPTAGIRTTFGVHEYADHVPEEDAPIVRRIREAGAVLIGKSSSPPFGWLGVTENELIGRTNNPWDVRRSVGGSSGGSAALVAAGVGPLATGSDGGGSIRLPAALCGVVGHKPSHGRVPRGVEAQLFETVDALGPMTRTVADAALLLSVMAGPVEEEPYMLPEEGVDYVAELRASTSRGLRIAFSPDLGHGPVDREVAEIISRAAKHFEQALGARVDEVQIEIPDPMEYFETFWAPQVSSVRDMEPGVARLWERYPILSERRVGMTSQPADEWWRVVTSARQATFMAFATLFRRYDVLLTPTSPVPAWIHNGALGPEEIEGQKVKYPVTDFFRYTEPFGHSCHPAITINCGFTSAGLPVGLQIAGPQRDDRGVLRAAAAYEATTDWHTRRPSI; from the coding sequence ATGAGCGAAGACATTTGCTTTAAGCCCGCCGTGGAACTCGCAGCCCTGATCCGTCACAAGGCGATCTCTCCGGTCGAAGTGGTCGACGCCGTCATAGCCAGGGCAGAGGCGGTCAATCCGGCGATCAACGGCTTCATCACCGAAAGTTTCGATCTGGCCCGGGACGCCGCTGTGGAGGTCGAGCGCCAACTGATGGCGAACGGACCGGAGAGCCTGGGTCGGCTCGCAGGAATTCCGGTCTCTATCAAGGACCTGACGCCGACTGCCGGCATCCGGACCACCTTTGGCGTCCATGAATATGCCGACCACGTCCCGGAGGAGGATGCGCCGATTGTCCGCCGCATCCGCGAAGCCGGCGCCGTCTTGATCGGCAAGAGTTCGTCGCCCCCATTCGGTTGGCTGGGCGTGACCGAAAACGAGTTGATCGGTCGCACGAACAATCCATGGGATGTTCGGCGTTCGGTCGGCGGATCGAGCGGCGGTTCGGCCGCACTCGTAGCGGCTGGCGTCGGACCCCTGGCGACCGGCAGCGACGGCGGCGGTTCGATCCGTTTACCGGCCGCCCTGTGCGGGGTCGTCGGTCACAAGCCCTCCCACGGCCGCGTTCCGCGTGGCGTCGAGGCGCAGTTGTTCGAGACCGTCGACGCCCTCGGTCCGATGACCCGCACGGTCGCCGACGCAGCGTTGCTGTTGTCGGTCATGGCGGGGCCCGTGGAAGAGGAGCCCTACATGCTGCCCGAGGAGGGCGTGGACTATGTGGCGGAACTGAGGGCGTCGACCTCGCGCGGCCTGAGGATCGCCTTCAGTCCGGACCTCGGGCACGGGCCCGTGGACCGGGAAGTCGCCGAAATCATAAGCCGGGCGGCGAAGCACTTCGAGCAGGCGCTGGGGGCGAGAGTAGACGAGGTCCAGATCGAAATCCCGGATCCCATGGAATATTTCGAGACCTTTTGGGCGCCACAGGTCTCCAGTGTCCGGGACATGGAGCCTGGCGTCGCCAGACTCTGGGAGCGCTACCCCATTTTGAGCGAACGGCGCGTGGGCATGACCAGCCAACCGGCTGATGAGTGGTGGCGTGTCGTCACCTCGGCGCGCCAAGCGACGTTCATGGCGTTTGCGACCTTGTTCCGGCGCTATGACGTACTGCTCACGCCGACCAGCCCTGTGCCGGCCTGGATCCACAATGGCGCGCTGGGTCCCGAAGAGATCGAGGGACAGAAGGTCAAATATCCGGTCACCGACTTTTTCCGATACACCGAGCCGTTCGGTCACAGCTGCCATCCCGCGATCACGATCAACTGCGGCTTTACCTCCGCGGGCCTGCCGGTGGGGCTGCAGATCGCTGGCCCCCAGCGCGACGACCGAGGCGTGCTCAGAGCCGCGGCGGCTTACGAAGCGACGACCGATTGGCATACGCGCCGGCCGTCCATCTGA
- a CDS encoding TonB-dependent receptor, producing the protein MLLVSTAIAGALAPAGMALAQSKDANALPELVVTAEKRSSTVQATPISITAVTATAMQERGVTSIAQLTGEVPGLSIRSSGGAESEFTIRGLSSAGGVAPTVGFYLDETPVSPPTEASLGKVSIDPNLYDLARVEVLRGPQGTLYGASSMGGTIRLIPNAPDPTRYAASIEAIGSGTQGGGANGTLNAMINVPVVQDKVALRVIGTLDHESGWIDRVVLSDFPLPDVASTGSYFTAPRGDVVTAPVLIRHKDVNSEDMASIRAALVIRPTDRLTVTPSVFYQRLTQGGPDYYDANPGTLAHYQPYDIAEPLSDTFWVAAVKMNYDFGFASLVSATSYSYRNVRVTQDASELFQKSLGDQGVTAFDPAQGGAGPSSSAEYDPNSQFNQEIRLQSEGKGPFHWLVGGYYQNLRAAYVDSQLAPQAAPILGSTNIYTAHLPDRLEQAALFINLTYDLTSKLKVQFGGREFRAWDRSNGDSTGAFAPPTSQATKAKASGFNPMYNVSYTFDPDHMVYGTAAKGFRDGAAQQPVPASLCQADLASLGLTQSPTRYGPDTVWSYELGSKNRFFDRRVTLNFDGYYEHWSGVQQAVILPNCGYVYTANAGDAIVRGFEVEAREKLFDGLTLEQSLARSHAVFDRSNVNTGTIAGQELLNVPEWTASVSLRYERSITDTLSAYGRIDASYVGRSVADASVRFELPSYTLTNLRVGLKHDDWQASLFVDNLTDAHVLMNAPYSLVINVPGLDRYATNRPRTIGLDLSRSF; encoded by the coding sequence TTGTTGCTCGTCTCAACGGCGATCGCCGGCGCGCTCGCCCCCGCCGGAATGGCTTTAGCACAGTCGAAAGACGCCAACGCCCTGCCGGAGTTGGTCGTCACCGCGGAAAAGCGCAGCTCGACGGTTCAAGCCACGCCGATCAGCATCACCGCCGTAACCGCGACAGCCATGCAGGAAAGAGGGGTCACCAGCATCGCTCAGCTGACGGGCGAAGTTCCCGGTCTCAGCATCCGGTCGTCGGGCGGGGCTGAGTCGGAATTCACGATCCGCGGTCTGTCATCGGCGGGAGGCGTCGCGCCGACCGTGGGGTTCTACCTGGACGAGACTCCGGTCAGCCCACCAACCGAAGCCAGCCTCGGGAAGGTAAGTATCGATCCTAATCTGTACGATCTTGCGCGCGTCGAGGTGCTGCGCGGGCCGCAGGGGACGCTCTACGGCGCAAGCTCGATGGGCGGCACGATCCGTCTGATTCCGAATGCGCCGGATCCGACGCGCTACGCCGCCAGCATCGAGGCCATTGGCTCTGGGACCCAGGGCGGGGGCGCGAACGGTACGTTGAACGCCATGATCAACGTCCCGGTCGTGCAGGATAAGGTCGCTCTGCGTGTGATCGGAACGCTGGATCACGAGAGCGGCTGGATCGACCGGGTCGTTCTGAGCGATTTCCCGCTTCCGGACGTCGCCTCGACCGGGAGCTACTTTACGGCTCCGCGCGGCGATGTGGTCACAGCTCCGGTCCTGATCCGCCACAAAGACGTCAATTCGGAAGACATGGCGAGCATTCGCGCTGCCTTGGTGATCCGGCCGACCGATCGGCTGACGGTAACGCCGAGCGTCTTCTATCAGCGCCTGACCCAGGGTGGCCCCGACTACTACGACGCCAATCCCGGCACGTTAGCCCACTACCAGCCTTATGATATCGCCGAGCCGCTTTCCGACACCTTCTGGGTGGCGGCGGTAAAGATGAACTACGATTTCGGCTTCGCCAGTCTGGTGTCGGCGACCAGCTATTCGTACCGCAATGTGCGGGTGACCCAGGACGCGAGCGAACTCTTCCAGAAGTCCCTGGGGGACCAAGGTGTGACGGCCTTCGATCCCGCCCAAGGGGGGGCAGGCCCAAGTTCATCCGCCGAGTATGATCCGAACAGTCAGTTCAACCAGGAGATCCGGCTGCAATCGGAGGGCAAGGGGCCGTTTCATTGGCTGGTCGGCGGTTACTATCAAAACCTGAGGGCGGCTTATGTCGACAGCCAGCTGGCGCCGCAAGCTGCGCCAATCTTGGGCTCCACAAATATCTACACCGCTCATCTCCCAGATCGGCTTGAACAGGCGGCGCTGTTCATCAACCTGACCTACGACCTGACCTCGAAACTCAAGGTGCAGTTTGGCGGGCGCGAGTTCCGGGCCTGGGATCGGTCCAATGGCGATAGCACCGGGGCTTTCGCGCCGCCCACGTCACAGGCCACCAAGGCGAAGGCATCGGGCTTCAACCCGATGTACAACGTGTCTTACACATTCGACCCGGACCACATGGTCTATGGCACGGCGGCAAAGGGCTTTCGTGACGGCGCCGCCCAACAGCCCGTGCCCGCCAGTCTCTGCCAGGCCGATCTCGCATCGCTGGGACTGACCCAATCGCCGACCCGTTACGGTCCTGATACGGTCTGGAGCTACGAGCTCGGAAGCAAGAACCGCTTTTTCGATCGTCGCGTCACACTCAATTTCGACGGTTATTACGAGCACTGGAGTGGGGTTCAGCAGGCCGTCATTCTGCCCAACTGCGGCTATGTCTACACCGCCAATGCGGGCGACGCGATTGTCCGAGGCTTTGAAGTCGAGGCGAGAGAAAAGCTGTTCGACGGGCTGACCCTGGAACAAAGCCTGGCTCGATCGCATGCGGTGTTTGACCGATCGAACGTCAATACCGGCACGATCGCGGGGCAGGAACTGCTCAACGTGCCCGAATGGACCGCGAGCGTTTCCCTCCGCTACGAACGATCCATCACCGATACCCTGTCGGCATACGGCCGCATTGACGCCAGCTACGTCGGGCGGTCCGTCGCCGATGCGTCGGTGCGCTTCGAACTGCCCAGCTACACGTTGACCAACCTGCGGGTGGGCCTGAAGCACGACGATTGGCAGGCCAGCCTGTTCGTCGACAACCTGACCGATGCGCACGTGCTGATGAACGCGCCCTATTCTCTGGTGATCAACGTTCCCGGTCTCGACCGGTACGCCACCAACCGGCCGCGCACGATCGGATTGGACCTGAGCCGCAGCTTCTAG